A region of Phytohabitans rumicis DNA encodes the following proteins:
- a CDS encoding DUF6069 family protein: protein MYQSTAPNRPAVNAGRLWAGGLATALVAALIAVVGILLTRGLFDVPVLAPKGEGTWGDASTGWYAFGAALAGLAATGLVHVLLLFTPKPMRFFGWVLALATVVGVLAPFMSDASLASRVCTAGLNLILGIAIGTLIAGTARAALRPPTTRPVPRTYP, encoded by the coding sequence ATGTACCAGTCGACGGCGCCGAACCGTCCCGCCGTGAACGCCGGCCGGCTGTGGGCGGGCGGCCTGGCGACCGCCCTGGTCGCCGCGCTGATCGCGGTCGTCGGGATCCTGCTGACCCGCGGCCTGTTCGACGTGCCGGTCCTCGCGCCGAAGGGGGAGGGCACGTGGGGTGACGCCAGCACCGGCTGGTACGCCTTCGGCGCCGCCCTGGCCGGCCTGGCCGCCACCGGGCTGGTCCACGTGCTGCTGCTGTTCACGCCCAAGCCGATGCGGTTCTTCGGCTGGGTGCTGGCGCTCGCCACCGTGGTCGGGGTCCTGGCGCCGTTCATGAGCGACGCCAGCCTCGCGTCGCGGGTGTGCACCGCCGGCCTCAACCTGATCCTCGGCATCGCGATCGGGACCCTGATCGCCGGCACCGCCCGCGCCGCCCTGCGGCCGCCGACGACCCGGCCGGTCCCCCGGACGTATCCGTGA
- a CDS encoding class II glutamine amidotransferase, producing MMRKSRAAGVLTHMCRWLAYSGSPILLDDLLYKPQPSLIDQSLHARLGVETTNGDGFGVGWYGVDAPPAPILFRGVGPAWGDLNLRELARSISSPLFVAHIRASTGTPVEQTNCHPFRHGRWLWAHNGAIREFALLKRDLVLAVDPSLYPSIAGSTDSEVMFYLALTFGLHNDPVAAVERMVGFVESVGHRRGVADPVQMTVATSDGDRLWAFRYSSERDSRSLYVSTEMSTLHEMYPDNENLHRLSDETRAVVSEPLGDLAGAWHPVPESSYAVVQKGADAVGAFRPRTS from the coding sequence ATGATGCGGAAGAGCCGGGCGGCGGGTGTGCTGACCCACATGTGTCGCTGGCTGGCCTACTCGGGCTCCCCCATCCTGCTCGACGATCTGCTGTACAAGCCGCAGCCCTCGCTGATCGACCAGAGCTTGCACGCGCGCCTGGGCGTCGAGACCACCAACGGCGACGGGTTCGGCGTCGGCTGGTACGGCGTGGACGCCCCGCCGGCCCCGATCCTATTCCGCGGCGTCGGCCCGGCCTGGGGCGACCTGAACCTGCGGGAGCTGGCCCGGTCGATCTCCTCGCCGCTGTTCGTGGCGCACATCCGGGCGAGCACCGGCACGCCGGTGGAGCAGACCAACTGCCACCCGTTCCGGCACGGCCGGTGGCTGTGGGCGCACAACGGCGCGATCCGGGAGTTCGCGCTGCTCAAGCGGGACCTGGTCCTGGCCGTCGACCCGAGCCTGTACCCGTCGATCGCCGGCTCCACCGACTCCGAGGTGATGTTCTACCTCGCCCTCACCTTCGGCCTGCACAACGACCCGGTCGCGGCCGTGGAACGGATGGTGGGCTTCGTGGAGTCGGTCGGGCACCGGCGCGGGGTGGCCGATCCCGTCCAGATGACGGTGGCGACCAGCGACGGCGACCGGTTGTGGGCCTTCCGGTACTCCAGCGAGCGGGACAGCCGCTCCCTGTACGTGAGCACCGAGATGTCCACCCTGCACGAGATGTACCCGGACAACGAGAACCTGCACCGGCTCTCCGACGAGACCCGGGCCGTGGTGTCCGAGCCGCTCGGCGACCTGGCCGGCGCCTGGCACCCGGTGCCCGAGTCCAGCTACGCGGTCGTCCAGAAGGGCGCGGACGCGGTCGGCGCGTTCCGGCCCAGAACGTCCTGA
- a CDS encoding RDD family protein has protein sequence MTAPAHREYAGVVSRAVAYVLDALLVTVATGGAVVVVVLVGAAVSTTAGDFAQTLVPLTLAALPAVLTLYDWCFWTLAGRTPGMALLGVRVVTVDGGRVSWLAALVRAVVLAYFPVGALWAVVDRRGQGVHDKLARTTVVRVQDVLGRNAPTASAPFWTTA, from the coding sequence GTGACCGCGCCGGCGCACCGGGAGTACGCCGGGGTGGTCAGCCGGGCGGTCGCGTACGTGCTCGACGCGCTCCTGGTCACGGTCGCCACCGGCGGGGCCGTGGTCGTCGTGGTGCTGGTCGGCGCCGCCGTGAGCACCACGGCGGGCGACTTCGCGCAGACCCTCGTGCCGCTCACCCTGGCCGCCCTGCCGGCCGTCCTGACGCTGTACGACTGGTGCTTCTGGACCCTCGCCGGGCGCACGCCCGGGATGGCGCTGCTCGGCGTGCGGGTGGTCACCGTCGACGGCGGGCGGGTGTCCTGGCTGGCGGCGCTGGTCCGCGCGGTCGTGCTGGCGTACTTCCCGGTCGGCGCCCTGTGGGCGGTGGTCGACCGGCGCGGCCAGGGCGTGCACGACAAGCTCGCCCGGACCACCGTGGTACGCGTTCAGGACGTTCTGGGCCGGAACGCGCCGACCGCGTCCGCGCCCTTCTGGACGACCGCGTAG